The following are encoded together in the Syngnathus typhle isolate RoL2023-S1 ecotype Sweden linkage group LG5, RoL_Styp_1.0, whole genome shotgun sequence genome:
- the LOC133154225 gene encoding rab5 GDP/GTP exchange factor-like isoform X2: protein MLTSSNANKKRTPNRLSQHLDVLLFNRTRLERAMWTDKQRGIRLSQQELLCKNSCGYYGNPAWQGFCSKCWRERVRPAEARRLDTRESGEVTTPTFSKFEEKKNMEKGRRINTMRRLFWGGPSPPKQQPSDSQMNALKAFQKLEPGDFTGFLKTLRSPSCQRLQSRCTAFLNTMEAYHALQVQKQSDLVQDFYQSFAEYFRSFSEAELTGTMEHVEKLIMTRLHKWVFCHDSCDDEQKDLTLQRRIRSLNWVTPQMLSVPFPEMQSTITGDPFLPAITAIIEMDAKRAPQDKLLCVSKCSQHVFEALSSSNSEPANADDFLSALVYVVLKANPPRLHSNMQYVIRFGLPQSLMAGESGYYFTNLSCAVAFIEKLDGRSLNLSPEEFEGYMRRGRAPAAASGLQDAACETRHLLDELMSRQERLDHGVDALNVQLQTWVQAVHAQIDQATSQLALVQEEVTDISLSASSSTSSDSAEIEHLILTDEHAGSPDTDC from the exons ATGCTAACGAGTAGCAATGCTAACAAGAAGCGGACGCCGAACAGACTTTCTCAACATTTGGATGTCCTTTTATTCAATCGAACCAGGCTTGAAAG GGCAATGTGGACGGACAAGCAACGAGGGATCCGACTGTCTCAGCAGGAACTCCTGTGCAAGAACTCCTGTGGTTACTATGGGAACCCCGCATGGCAGGGCTTCTGCTCCAAGTGCTGGAGGGAGCGGGTCCGGCCTGCTGAAGCCCGCCGACTAGACACCAG AGAGAGTGGTGAAGTCACGACACCCACCTTCTCCAAATTTGAAGAAAAGAAGAATATGGAGAAGGGTCGTCGTATCAACACCATGAGAAGATTGTTCTGGGGTGGCCCATCCCCTCCCAAACAAC AACCTTCCGACAGCCAGATGAATGCGTTGAAAGCCTTCCAGAAGCTGGAACCCGGAGACTTCACCGGTTTCTTAAAAACACTCCGCAGCCCGTCCTGCCAGCGTCTGCAGTCTCGTTGCACAGCCTTCCTCAACACAATGGAGGCCTATCAT GCTCTGCAGGTGCAGAAGCAGTCCGACCTCGTGCAGGACTTCTACCAGTCGTTTGCTGAATATTTCAGAA GTTTTTCAGAAGCCGAGCTCACTGGGACGATGGAGCATGTGGAGAAGCTCATTATGACGCGCTTGCACAAGTGGGTCTTCTGCCATGACAGCTGTGACGATGAACAGAAGGACCTGACTTTGCAGAGGAGGATACG TTCTTTAAACTGGGTCACCCCGCAGATGCTCAGTGTACCTTTCCCAGAAATGCAGAGCACCATCACGGGGGACCCCTTTCTTCCGGCCATAACGGCAATTATCGAGATGGACGCCAAGCGGGCACCTCAGGACAAGCTATTGTGTGTGTCCAAGTGCAGCCAGCACGTGTTCGAGGCGCTCTCGTCCTCCAACAGCGAGCCAGCCAACGCCGATGACTTCCTGTCCGCTCTGGTCTACGTGGTGCTCAAGGCCAACCCGCCTCGCCTGCACTCCAACATGCAATACGTTATCCGTTTTGGCCTCCCGCAGAGTCTCATGGCTGGAGAGAGCGGCTACTACTTTACCAATCTG TCCTGTGCAGTGGCTTTCATTGAAAAACTGGATGGACGCTCGCTCAACCTCAGCCCGGAGGAGTTTGAGGGCTACATGCGTCGGGGACGGGCCCCAGCGGCAGCCAGCGGGCTGCAGGACGCGGCCTGTGAGACGCGCCACTTGTTGGACGAGCTGATGTCACGACAGGAGCGACTGGACCATGGAGTGGACGCCCTCAATGTGCAGCTGCAGACCTGGGTGCAGGCAGTTCATGCGCAGATAGACCAGGCAACATCCCAGCTGGCTTTGGTACAAGAGGAAGTGACCGATATCTCTTTATCAGCGTCATCATCCACCTCATCTGATTCAGCGGAAATAGAGCATTTGATTCTTACAGATGAACATGCAGGCTCTCCTGATACAGACTGTTAA
- the LOC133154177 gene encoding melanopsin-A-like produces the protein MTRSTETMDPERAHTQSNFFNKVDVPDHAHYVVASFVLVIGTLGVAGNALVMFAFYSNKKLRSLPNYFIVNLAVSDFLMAFTQSPVFFINSLYKEWVFGEMGCKTYAFCGALFGIASMINLLAISIDRYLVITKPLKTIHWSSKRRTTLAIFSVWLYSLAWSLAPLVGWSSYIPEGLMTSCTWDYVTYTAANRSYTMMLCCFVFFIPLLIIFYCYLFMFLAVRNTSREVERLGTQVRKSTLLHQKSIRSEWKLAKIAFVVIVVYVLSWSPYACVTLISWAGHANILSPYSKAVPAIIAKASTIYNPFIYAIIHNKYRMTLAEKFPCLWFLSPIPRKERISSSSISESSFRDSIISRQSSVSRTHFISTSSKTTDMVPRDVEMEPIGGKLGDSFRSMSSYRQSSRGSSCRRSSERKTTRKVEKHPYTMTESSNNCDHELVSSTLTSATLPLLVLTRRRSRSLTHKDSKRDKIIPDRLQGCKSISADSLCVGRAATVELPTSEQQGVPRIVVISPTSESRLVHQDSLCLEEVMANNVLVSLNFSSEVLEAVQLLS, from the exons ATGACACGGTCCACTGAGACCATGGATCCCGAGAGAGCGCACACCCAGAGCAACTTCTTCAACAAGGTGGATGTGCCCGACCACGCGCATTATGTGGTGGCCTCGTTTGTCCTGGTCATCGGCACGCTGGGCGTTGCAGGCAACGCGTTGGTCATGTTTGCGTTCTACAG cAACAAAAAGCTTCGCAGCTTGCCCAACTACTTTATTGTGAACCTGGCAGTAAGCGATTTTCTCATGGCCTTCACACAGTCACCAGTCTTCTTCATCAACAGCCTCTACAAGGAATGGGTGTTTGGAGAGATGG GTTGTAAGACGTATGCATTCTGCGGTGCCTTGTTTGGCATCGCCTCCATGATAAACCTGCTGGCCATCTCTATCGACCGCTACTTGGTGATTACCAAACCGCTGAAGACCATCCACTGGAGCTCCAAGAGAAGGACCACTCTGGCCATCTTCTCCGTCTGGCTGTACTCGCTGGCCTGGAGTCTGGCTCCTCTCGTTGGATGGA GCTCTTACATCCCAGAAGGTCTGATGACATCATGCACTTGGGATTACGTCACATATACAGCAGCCAACAGGAGCTACACCATGATGCTGTGCTGCTTTGTCTTCTTCATCCCGCTTCTCATCATCTTCTACTGCTACCTCTTTATGTTTCTGGCAGTCAGGAATACCAGCAG GGAGGTGGAGAGACTGGGCACCCAGGTGAGGAAATCCACCTTGCTCCATCAGAAATCCATCAGGAGCGAATGGAAGCTGGCCAAGATTGCCTTTGTGGTCATCGTTGTTTATGTCCTTTCCTGGTCACCGTACGCCTGCGTTACACTCATTTCATGGGCTGG GCATGCCAACATCTTGTCACCATACTCCAAGGCTGTTCCAGCTATTATAGCAAAAGCCTCCACAATCTACAACCCTTTCATCTATGCCATCATTCATAATAAATACAG GATGACTCTGGCAGAGAAGTTTCCCTGCTTGTGGTTTTTGTCTCCCATCCCTCGAAAGGAGCGCATCTCCTCTTCATCCATCAGCGAGTCCTCCTTCAGAGACTCCATCATCAGTCGCCAGTCCAGCGTGTCCAGGACTCACTTCATCAGCACATCCTCCAAAACCACTGACATG GTTCCGAGAGACGTGGAGATGGAGCCTATAGGGGGGAAGTTGGGGGATTCCTTCAGGAGCATGTCATCCTACCGTCAGTCCAGCAGAGGTAGTTCCTGCAGGAGGTCATCAGAGCGGAAGACCACCCGTAAAGTCGAGAAG CATCCATATACCATGACTGAGTCATCCAACAACTGCGACCATGAACTGGTTTCCAGCACTCTCACCAGCGCCACTCTCCCCCTGCTAGTTCTTACCAGGAGGCGTAGTCGCAGTCTGACCCACAAAGACTCAAAGAGGGACAAAATCATTCCTGACAGGCTGCAAGGCTGCAAGAGCATCTCGGCCGACTCTCTGTGCGTCGGTCGAGCCGCGACCGTCGAGTTGCCGACTTCGGAACAGCAGGGCGTCCCTCGCATTGTTGTCATCAGTCCCACGTCCGAGAGCAGACTGGTCCACCAGGACAGCCTCTGTTTGGAGGAGGTGATGGCAAACAATGTTTTGGTCAGTCTGAACTTCTCATCTGAGGTGTTGGAAGCGGTACAGTTGCTATCCTGA
- the LOC133154225 gene encoding rab5 GDP/GTP exchange factor-like isoform X3: MWTDKQRGIRLSQQELLCKNSCGYYGNPAWQGFCSKCWRERVRPAEARRLDTRESGEVTTPTFSKFEEKKNMEKGRRINTMRRLFWGGPSPPKQQPSDSQMNALKAFQKLEPGDFTGFLKTLRSPSCQRLQSRCTAFLNTMEAYHALQVQKQSDLVQDFYQSFAEYFRSFSEAELTGTMEHVEKLIMTRLHKWVFCHDSCDDEQKDLTLQRRIRSLNWVTPQMLSVPFPEMQSTITGDPFLPAITAIIEMDAKRAPQDKLLCVSKCSQHVFEALSSSNSEPANADDFLSALVYVVLKANPPRLHSNMQYVIRFGLPQSLMAGESGYYFTNLSCAVAFIEKLDGRSLNLSPEEFEGYMRRGRAPAAASGLQDAACETRHLLDELMSRQERLDHGVDALNVQLQTWVQAVHAQIDQATSQLALVQEEVTDISLSASSSTSSDSAEIEHLILTDEHAGSPDTDC; the protein is encoded by the exons ATGTGGACGGACAAGCAACGAGGGATCCGACTGTCTCAGCAGGAACTCCTGTGCAAGAACTCCTGTGGTTACTATGGGAACCCCGCATGGCAGGGCTTCTGCTCCAAGTGCTGGAGGGAGCGGGTCCGGCCTGCTGAAGCCCGCCGACTAGACACCAG AGAGAGTGGTGAAGTCACGACACCCACCTTCTCCAAATTTGAAGAAAAGAAGAATATGGAGAAGGGTCGTCGTATCAACACCATGAGAAGATTGTTCTGGGGTGGCCCATCCCCTCCCAAACAAC AACCTTCCGACAGCCAGATGAATGCGTTGAAAGCCTTCCAGAAGCTGGAACCCGGAGACTTCACCGGTTTCTTAAAAACACTCCGCAGCCCGTCCTGCCAGCGTCTGCAGTCTCGTTGCACAGCCTTCCTCAACACAATGGAGGCCTATCAT GCTCTGCAGGTGCAGAAGCAGTCCGACCTCGTGCAGGACTTCTACCAGTCGTTTGCTGAATATTTCAGAA GTTTTTCAGAAGCCGAGCTCACTGGGACGATGGAGCATGTGGAGAAGCTCATTATGACGCGCTTGCACAAGTGGGTCTTCTGCCATGACAGCTGTGACGATGAACAGAAGGACCTGACTTTGCAGAGGAGGATACG TTCTTTAAACTGGGTCACCCCGCAGATGCTCAGTGTACCTTTCCCAGAAATGCAGAGCACCATCACGGGGGACCCCTTTCTTCCGGCCATAACGGCAATTATCGAGATGGACGCCAAGCGGGCACCTCAGGACAAGCTATTGTGTGTGTCCAAGTGCAGCCAGCACGTGTTCGAGGCGCTCTCGTCCTCCAACAGCGAGCCAGCCAACGCCGATGACTTCCTGTCCGCTCTGGTCTACGTGGTGCTCAAGGCCAACCCGCCTCGCCTGCACTCCAACATGCAATACGTTATCCGTTTTGGCCTCCCGCAGAGTCTCATGGCTGGAGAGAGCGGCTACTACTTTACCAATCTG TCCTGTGCAGTGGCTTTCATTGAAAAACTGGATGGACGCTCGCTCAACCTCAGCCCGGAGGAGTTTGAGGGCTACATGCGTCGGGGACGGGCCCCAGCGGCAGCCAGCGGGCTGCAGGACGCGGCCTGTGAGACGCGCCACTTGTTGGACGAGCTGATGTCACGACAGGAGCGACTGGACCATGGAGTGGACGCCCTCAATGTGCAGCTGCAGACCTGGGTGCAGGCAGTTCATGCGCAGATAGACCAGGCAACATCCCAGCTGGCTTTGGTACAAGAGGAAGTGACCGATATCTCTTTATCAGCGTCATCATCCACCTCATCTGATTCAGCGGAAATAGAGCATTTGATTCTTACAGATGAACATGCAGGCTCTCCTGATACAGACTGTTAA
- the LOC133154225 gene encoding rab5 GDP/GTP exchange factor-like isoform X1: MLTSSNANKKRTPNRLSQHLDVLLFNRTRLESIKQRRAMWTDKQRGIRLSQQELLCKNSCGYYGNPAWQGFCSKCWRERVRPAEARRLDTRESGEVTTPTFSKFEEKKNMEKGRRINTMRRLFWGGPSPPKQQPSDSQMNALKAFQKLEPGDFTGFLKTLRSPSCQRLQSRCTAFLNTMEAYHALQVQKQSDLVQDFYQSFAEYFRSFSEAELTGTMEHVEKLIMTRLHKWVFCHDSCDDEQKDLTLQRRIRSLNWVTPQMLSVPFPEMQSTITGDPFLPAITAIIEMDAKRAPQDKLLCVSKCSQHVFEALSSSNSEPANADDFLSALVYVVLKANPPRLHSNMQYVIRFGLPQSLMAGESGYYFTNLSCAVAFIEKLDGRSLNLSPEEFEGYMRRGRAPAAASGLQDAACETRHLLDELMSRQERLDHGVDALNVQLQTWVQAVHAQIDQATSQLALVQEEVTDISLSASSSTSSDSAEIEHLILTDEHAGSPDTDC, from the exons ATGCTAACGAGTAGCAATGCTAACAAGAAGCGGACGCCGAACAGACTTTCTCAACATTTGGATGTCCTTTTATTCAATCGAACCAGGCTTGAAAG taTTAAACAACGCAGGGCAATGTGGACGGACAAGCAACGAGGGATCCGACTGTCTCAGCAGGAACTCCTGTGCAAGAACTCCTGTGGTTACTATGGGAACCCCGCATGGCAGGGCTTCTGCTCCAAGTGCTGGAGGGAGCGGGTCCGGCCTGCTGAAGCCCGCCGACTAGACACCAG AGAGAGTGGTGAAGTCACGACACCCACCTTCTCCAAATTTGAAGAAAAGAAGAATATGGAGAAGGGTCGTCGTATCAACACCATGAGAAGATTGTTCTGGGGTGGCCCATCCCCTCCCAAACAAC AACCTTCCGACAGCCAGATGAATGCGTTGAAAGCCTTCCAGAAGCTGGAACCCGGAGACTTCACCGGTTTCTTAAAAACACTCCGCAGCCCGTCCTGCCAGCGTCTGCAGTCTCGTTGCACAGCCTTCCTCAACACAATGGAGGCCTATCAT GCTCTGCAGGTGCAGAAGCAGTCCGACCTCGTGCAGGACTTCTACCAGTCGTTTGCTGAATATTTCAGAA GTTTTTCAGAAGCCGAGCTCACTGGGACGATGGAGCATGTGGAGAAGCTCATTATGACGCGCTTGCACAAGTGGGTCTTCTGCCATGACAGCTGTGACGATGAACAGAAGGACCTGACTTTGCAGAGGAGGATACG TTCTTTAAACTGGGTCACCCCGCAGATGCTCAGTGTACCTTTCCCAGAAATGCAGAGCACCATCACGGGGGACCCCTTTCTTCCGGCCATAACGGCAATTATCGAGATGGACGCCAAGCGGGCACCTCAGGACAAGCTATTGTGTGTGTCCAAGTGCAGCCAGCACGTGTTCGAGGCGCTCTCGTCCTCCAACAGCGAGCCAGCCAACGCCGATGACTTCCTGTCCGCTCTGGTCTACGTGGTGCTCAAGGCCAACCCGCCTCGCCTGCACTCCAACATGCAATACGTTATCCGTTTTGGCCTCCCGCAGAGTCTCATGGCTGGAGAGAGCGGCTACTACTTTACCAATCTG TCCTGTGCAGTGGCTTTCATTGAAAAACTGGATGGACGCTCGCTCAACCTCAGCCCGGAGGAGTTTGAGGGCTACATGCGTCGGGGACGGGCCCCAGCGGCAGCCAGCGGGCTGCAGGACGCGGCCTGTGAGACGCGCCACTTGTTGGACGAGCTGATGTCACGACAGGAGCGACTGGACCATGGAGTGGACGCCCTCAATGTGCAGCTGCAGACCTGGGTGCAGGCAGTTCATGCGCAGATAGACCAGGCAACATCCCAGCTGGCTTTGGTACAAGAGGAAGTGACCGATATCTCTTTATCAGCGTCATCATCCACCTCATCTGATTCAGCGGAAATAGAGCATTTGATTCTTACAGATGAACATGCAGGCTCTCCTGATACAGACTGTTAA